The following proteins are encoded in a genomic region of Corythoichthys intestinalis isolate RoL2023-P3 chromosome 5, ASM3026506v1, whole genome shotgun sequence:
- the skic8 gene encoding superkiller complex protein 8 isoform X1, with protein sequence MSTQYSILFKQEHAHDDAIWTAAWGKSDADGSETIVTGSLDDMVKVWKWSDEKLELQWTLEGHQLGVVSVDISHNAAIAVSSSLDAHIRLWDLESGKQIKSLDAGPVDAWTVAFSPDSKYIATGSHLGKVNIFGVESGKKEYSLDTRGKFILSIAYSPDGKYLASGAIDGIINIFDIATGKLLHTLEGHAMPIRSLTFSPDSQLLVTASDDGYIKIYDVQHANLAGTLSGHGSWVLNVAFSPDNTHFVSSSSDKSVKVWDASSRACINTFFDHQDQVWSVKYNSNGSKIISAGDDRAIHIYDCPM encoded by the exons ATGAGCACCCAA TACAGCATCCTTTTTAAACAGGAGCATG CACACGATGATGCAATTTGGACGGCGGCGTGGGGGAAAAGTGATGCGGACGGTTCGGAAACGATTGTCACCGGCTCGCTTGATGATATGGTCAAAGTGTGGAAATG GTCAGATGAGAAACTGGAGCTGCAGTGGACACTGGAGGGCCATCAGCTGGGTGTCGTGTCAGTGGACATCAGCCACAACGCCGCCATCGCCGTCTCCAGTTCGCTAGACGCGCACATTCGCCTCTGGGACCTGGAGTCCGGGAAACAGATCAAGTCTTTGGATGCCGGACCAG TGGACGCCTGGACGGTGGCGTTCTCGCCCGATTCAAAGTACATCGCCACAGGAAGCCACCTTGGCAAGGTCAACATCTTCGGCGTGGAAAGCGGCAAGAAGGAATACTCTTTGGACACTAGGGGGAAATTTATTCTGAGCATCGCTTAT AGCCCAGATGGTAAATATTTGGCCAGCGGTGCGATTGACGGCATCATTAACATTTTTGACATTGCTACCGGGAAACTCCTCCATACGTTGGAAG GACACGCCATGCCCATCCGTTCACTGACCTTTTCTCCCGACTCCCAACTGCTGGTAACGGCATCTGACGACGGCTACATCAAGATTTATGACGT GCAACACGCGAACCTGGCCGGTACGCTGAGCGGACATGGATCATGGGTTCTCAATGTGGCTTTCTCCCCAGATAACACACATTTTGTTTCCag CTCGTCGGACAAAAGCGTCAAAGTTTGGGACGCTAGTTCCAGAGCATGCATCAACACCTTCTTTGACCACCAAGACCAG GTGTGGAGTGTCAAGTATAACAGCAACGGTTCCAAAATCATCTCGGCTGGTGACGACCGTGCCATTCATATTTACGACTGCCCGATGTGA
- the skic8 gene encoding superkiller complex protein 8 isoform X2: protein MVKVWKWSDEKLELQWTLEGHQLGVVSVDISHNAAIAVSSSLDAHIRLWDLESGKQIKSLDAGPVDAWTVAFSPDSKYIATGSHLGKVNIFGVESGKKEYSLDTRGKFILSIAYSPDGKYLASGAIDGIINIFDIATGKLLHTLEGHAMPIRSLTFSPDSQLLVTASDDGYIKIYDVQHANLAGTLSGHGSWVLNVAFSPDNTHFVSSSSDKSVKVWDASSRACINTFFDHQDQVWSVKYNSNGSKIISAGDDRAIHIYDCPM from the exons ATGGTCAAAGTGTGGAAATG GTCAGATGAGAAACTGGAGCTGCAGTGGACACTGGAGGGCCATCAGCTGGGTGTCGTGTCAGTGGACATCAGCCACAACGCCGCCATCGCCGTCTCCAGTTCGCTAGACGCGCACATTCGCCTCTGGGACCTGGAGTCCGGGAAACAGATCAAGTCTTTGGATGCCGGACCAG TGGACGCCTGGACGGTGGCGTTCTCGCCCGATTCAAAGTACATCGCCACAGGAAGCCACCTTGGCAAGGTCAACATCTTCGGCGTGGAAAGCGGCAAGAAGGAATACTCTTTGGACACTAGGGGGAAATTTATTCTGAGCATCGCTTAT AGCCCAGATGGTAAATATTTGGCCAGCGGTGCGATTGACGGCATCATTAACATTTTTGACATTGCTACCGGGAAACTCCTCCATACGTTGGAAG GACACGCCATGCCCATCCGTTCACTGACCTTTTCTCCCGACTCCCAACTGCTGGTAACGGCATCTGACGACGGCTACATCAAGATTTATGACGT GCAACACGCGAACCTGGCCGGTACGCTGAGCGGACATGGATCATGGGTTCTCAATGTGGCTTTCTCCCCAGATAACACACATTTTGTTTCCag CTCGTCGGACAAAAGCGTCAAAGTTTGGGACGCTAGTTCCAGAGCATGCATCAACACCTTCTTTGACCACCAAGACCAG GTGTGGAGTGTCAAGTATAACAGCAACGGTTCCAAAATCATCTCGGCTGGTGACGACCGTGCCATTCATATTTACGACTGCCCGATGTGA
- the slc25a44a gene encoding solute carrier family 25 member 44a, with product MQQKGAIQIIEWEDLDKRKFYSLGVLMTLSTRATVYPASLIRTRLQVQKGKALYSGTVDAFCKILRTEGVQGLYRGFMVNTFTLVSGQAYITTYELARRYVSRYSSSNTLKSVVAGGAASLVAQTITVPIDVVSQHLMMQGQGEHSGRFKAKPKMMLAATKRRLTFGQTRDISVQIFAADGFRGFYRGYVASLLTYIPNSALWWPFYHFYAEQLSLMAPSECPHLILQALAGPMAAATASTITNPMDVVRARVQVEGRSSVVETFKQLLAEEGVGAMTKGLSARIISSTPTSVLIVVGYETLKRLSLRDELVQSRHW from the exons ATGCAGCAGAAAGGCGCCATCCAGATCATCGAGTGGGAGGACCTGGACAAGAGGAAATTCTACTCTCTGGGCGTGCTGATGACCCTAAGCACGCGGGCCACCGTATACCCGGCCAGCCTGATACGCACGCGACTGCAGGTGCAGAAAGGCAAGGCGCTCTACTCAGGCACGGTGGATGCCTTCTGCAAGATCCTGCGCACGGAAGGCGTGCAGGGCCTGTACCGCGGCTTCATGGTCAACACTTTCACGCTGGTGTCGGGCCAGGCGTACATCACCACCTACGAGCTGGCGCGGCGCTACGTGTCGCGCTACTCGTCCAGCAACACGCTAAAGTCTGTGGTGGCGGGCGGGGCAGCGTCGCTGGTGGCGCAGACCATCACCGTGCCCATCGACGTGGTGTCTCAGCACCTCATGATGCAGGGCCAGGGCGAGCACAGCGGCCGCTTCAAGGCCAAACCCAAAATGATGCTGGCCGCCACCAAGCGCAGGCTGACCTTCGGGCAGACGAGGGACATTTCCGTGCAGATTTTTGCCGCCGACGGATTCAGGGGTTTCTACAGGGGCTATGTGGCATCTCTGCTCACGTACATCCCAAACAGTGCACTCTGGTGGCCTTTTTATCACTTTTATGCAG AGCAGCTGTCTCTGATGGCACCCAGTGAGTGCCCCCACCTCATCTTGCAGGCACTGGCCGGGCCGATGGCCGCCGCCACCGCCTCCACCATCACCAACCCCATGGACGTGGTCCGGGCGAGGGTGCAG GTGGAGGGCCGCTCGTCGGTGGTGGAGACCTTCAAGCAACTACTGGCGGAGGAGGGCGTTGGCGCCATGACCAAGGGTCTGTCGGCCCGCATCATCTCCTCCACGCCCACATCGGTGCTCATTGTGGTGGGCTACGAGACCCTCAAGAGGCTCAGCCTACGAGACGAGCTGGTTCAGTCCAGACACTGGTAG